A part of Olleya sp. Bg11-27 genomic DNA contains:
- a CDS encoding SixA phosphatase family protein, whose product MNKIIQFIRHAKSSWESNVEDHDRPLKKRGIKDAILVSNHLKVNFLNPDLIFCSTSERTRLTAMLFVEVLDLKHIKFEPKKELYDFSGASILGAILSCDDSVNVLMVYGHNFALTDLCNLFGNIVIDNLTTSGFVQIEFAQNTWRNIKNGKTTKIVFPKHLK is encoded by the coding sequence ATGAATAAAATAATACAATTTATTAGACACGCTAAATCTTCATGGGAAAGTAATGTTGAAGATCACGATCGTCCTTTGAAAAAAAGAGGAATTAAAGATGCTATTTTAGTTTCTAACCACTTAAAAGTTAATTTTTTAAATCCTGACCTTATTTTTTGTAGCACTTCTGAAAGAACAAGGTTAACTGCCATGCTATTCGTCGAGGTTTTAGATTTAAAACACATCAAATTTGAGCCCAAAAAAGAACTTTATGACTTTTCTGGAGCCTCAATTTTAGGCGCAATTTTATCTTGTGATGATTCCGTGAATGTTTTGATGGTATATGGGCATAATTTTGCGTTAACGGATTTGTGTAATTTATTTGGAAACATAGTTATTGACAACCTTACTACTTCTGGATTTGTACAAATAGAATTTGCCCAAAATACATGGAGAAATATAAAAAATGGAAAAACAACAAAAATTGTATTTCCAAAACATTTAAAATAG
- a CDS encoding Ig-like domain-containing protein has product MLKINKLQKGLYIVFLLFGFIAKAQVKKAFTPRYNSTLTGEITMVANNALSRTATTDYQGEQDNHDFTNNVYVDIDNDNSTFNSSSANLVNPRPNDSCLEVDKVLLYWAAADKGINTAGVESENEPNWNYNNVKLMLPGETVYTTIIADDVIYRGRNENPHLNNDPYVCVKDITSTVKNLADPFGKYQVANIEARTGYLVSHGNTNTGTSGGWQIIMVYKSDKLKTKNITLFDGYANVTSAQNNFNVNFSGFQTVPNGKVKADIVIGALEGDRSLSGDRLQILNASNNFVDVDAPLRSENNFFNSRITVGPSNGANNFTDRNPASLNTLGFDAAVFPLSNNGNTILTNNQTSATFRLTSNQETYGLFVLGFSVEVYQPNLETIFTATPAAITPSDTPETVTYSATITNIGNDNADNVVLSTVIPLGSELVLPITGLPSGITYNYNNSTRVLIFNVPNGILLSGESLTLSYNSTINVSCYYLTNQCSDVLNSILTATYTGELNIKDFSNNSSNSFDSCGIGNSLATPVTVNAPPAATWVTLPEALDRDISCTDATGLISAQSLAPIASCSGLTLVKTSGDFVASNNCPSNGTYTNTWNFTDSCGRTIANYVQTITVTDTTPPTFTAPENTEIFTDSSCNYDASTTITGEVTDEADNCSTTLNATFTDNIIDGTCPGTFVINRTWSLVDECGNASVTQMQTITVSDTTPPSFVAPLPANGTVDFDAIPDAAILTATDNCGNANVTFNESTTGDICTGAITITRTWIATDECNLTTEHTQILTVTQALLTASITTVTNVACNSDATGSIDIAISGGTEPYMYVWNDVNNSTNQDLSNVIAGAYSVTITDDNGCTTNIGATISEPSSPLSLNITKVDATTAQGCANGEATAIVSGGTTDYTYQWSSSAGNATTALVTGLSDGTHSVTITDGNNCTITQSIVIECVNTCDAEIDITNITDVLCTGDTTGAGTVTANSDANPSATFTFTWSSGQVNTGVTSSTLENLTAGVYSVSVTIDGTVCQAVEETISITEPSNALDVTATTTDELGPATNDGTATAVVTGGVEPYTYSWSPGGESTNVITGLSAGDYTITITDANDCKDSTTVTVNPGSCNNLSVTGTSSPAICFGESNGSVAATVTGGSGSFTYAWDTISNTTTSVSNLSAGDYTITVTDAITSCTTSTTITINEPNILSSAIAVSNILCKDDATGSLDLAVNGGNGGYTFLWNNGETTEDLINVVAGTYSVTITDSEGCQSTNSATIIEPTTNVSLTITTQSDIICEGLGTIIAEGAGGISPYSYSIDGGTNYQTSGTFSNLPEANYTITVIDANGCGTTISTNILINCTDAITDINNTFQDEEVSGNVLTNDEDFEGDNQTVTANTNPANGTVTIDAAGNYTYTPNAGFTGEDTFTYTICDDGSPQACDTATVYIEVLPVSGPGNEAPIANADTATTPEGTPINIPVISNDFDPDGDTITVTNTTTPDNGTVTVDPTGVITYTPNDGFTGEDTFTYTICDDANPALCDTATVTVTVQPTDTPNTTNANDDAYTTTPGADVTQNVLVNDNDIEGDDQTVTTNTNPTNGTVTIDSNGNFTYTPNSGFNGTDSFTYTICDDNTDQACDTATVYITIGGIANTTDAIADINNTFQDEEVSGNVLTNDEDFEGDNQTVTANTNPANGTVTIDAAGNYTYTPNAGFTGEDTFTYTICDDGSPQACDTATVYIEVLPVSGPGNEAPIANADTATTPEGTPINIPVISNDFDPDGDTITVTNTTTPDNGTVTVDPTGVITYTPNDGFTGEDTFTYTICDDANPALCDTATVTVTVQPTDTPNTTNANDDAYFTTPTSPLTANVLVNDNDIEGNNQTVTDNTNPTNGTVTISPNGDFTYTPNPGFSGTDSFTYTICDDNTDQACDTATVYITINGIAGLNVVKAAFNANGNLCIVAGDLVTYTFTVTNPGDLLINSITITDTLLGGDITADVTLTGDTNNDGLLDPSETWVYTAPNYTVTQENVDTGIITNSVTVTGLEPDGTTSIQATDTYVIDENNTDLTFCTPTNGLNIVKSAAIANGEACLVLGSEVTYTFTVTNTGTVSINTVTITDALLGGAITADLVLAGDTNTNGVIEPTETWIYTANNYTVTQADVDAGSITNTVTVDGIEILGNTDVTATDTYVIDQNNTEVTFCTPTNGLNIVKSAAIANGEACLVLGSEVTYTFTVTNTGTVSINTVTITDALLGGAITADLILAGDTNTNGMIEPTETWIYTANNYTVTQADVDAGIITNTVTVDGIEILGNTDVTATDTYVIDENNTEVTFCTPTNGLNIVKSAAIANGEACLVLGSEVTYTFTVTNTGTVSINTVTITDALLGGAITADLVLAGDTNTNGVIEPTETWIYTANNYTVTQADVDAGSITNTVTVDGIEILGNTDVTATDTYVIDQNNTEVTFCTPTNGLNIVKSAAIANGEACLVLGSEVTYTFTVTNTGTVSVNSITITDALLGGAITADLVLAGDTNTNGVIEPTETWIYTANNYTVTQADVDAGMITNTVTVDGIEILGNTDVTATDTYVIDQNNTEVTFCTPTNGLNIVKSAAIANGEACLVLGSEVTYTFTVTNTGTVSINTVTITDALLGGAITADLVLAGDTNTNGVIEPTETWIYTANNYTVTQADVDAGMITNTVTVDGIEILGNTDVTATDTYVIDQNNTEVTFCTPTNGLNIVKSAAIANGEACLVLGSEVTYTFTVTNTGTVSINTVTITDALLGGAITADLVLAGDTNTNGVIEPTETWIYTANNYTVTQADVDAGMITNTVTVDGIEILGNTDVTATDTYVIDQNNTEVTFCTPTNGLNIVKSAAIANGEACLVLGSEVTYTFTVTNTGTVSINTVTITDALLGGAITADLVLAGDTNSNGVIEPTETWIYTANNYTVTQADVDAGSITNTVTVDGIEILGNTDVTATDTYVIDQNNTDLTFCTPTNGLNIVKSAAIANGEACLVLGSEVTYTFTVTNTGTVSINTVTITDALLGGAITADLVLAGDTNTNGVIEPTETWIYTANNYTVTQADVDAGSITNTVTVDGIEILGNTDVTATDTYVIDQNNTEVTFCTPTNGLNIVKSAAIANGEACLVLGSEVTYTFTVTNTGTVSINTVTITDALLGGAITADLVLAGDTNTNGVIEPTETWIYTANNYTVTQADVDAGMITNTVTVDGIEILGNTDVTATDTYVIDQNNTEVTFCTPTAIIDIIKTGVFNNDNSNDCTEVDETITYTFTVTNPGTLSLENIIITDPLLDNAATPVSVTYVSGDANNNNILESTETWIYTASYLVTQLNIDATEVVNTATVTATAILNGEIATATGQTTTDLIEDTTPPNVSTCSVLDETIECDGENNNLLAEIWNEANITALENCATDACDNTFTVTSNYNFTNLVSTCGASGTIEVIYTLTDTTGNASTFTATISIVDTTGPALAIPLDLPSSVTCSNVPEIPELVFDDNCSITDVQVVFEETTTFTGSEEVYDVTWTWIATDNCGNDTVITHTINVTTENFITPLTADRCTEDGLLDLYEFLPADADTDIEWDVVTDGITIVDGIFDPLEIAVGDYVFTYTSLNNGCLNTYELTISINDDCIVLPCGEDDLKISKAVTPNGDNYNEFFTVGGLNECGYIIDLKIFNRFGDIVYESRDYQNDWNGQSPSGSVGSAGRLPNGTFYYVINILDSGIKPLAGPIYLGTK; this is encoded by the coding sequence ATGTTGAAAATAAATAAATTACAAAAGGGTCTATATATAGTGTTCCTTTTATTTGGTTTTATAGCTAAAGCTCAAGTAAAAAAAGCATTTACTCCTCGTTATAATTCGACTTTAACAGGAGAGATAACTATGGTTGCCAATAATGCTCTATCTAGAACTGCGACTACCGACTATCAAGGAGAACAGGATAATCACGATTTTACTAATAACGTTTATGTTGACATAGACAATGACAATAGTACTTTTAACTCTAGTAGTGCCAATCTTGTAAATCCTAGACCTAATGATTCGTGTTTAGAGGTTGACAAAGTATTACTATATTGGGCGGCAGCAGATAAAGGTATAAACACAGCTGGCGTTGAGTCGGAAAACGAACCAAACTGGAATTACAATAATGTAAAATTAATGCTTCCTGGTGAAACTGTATATACTACAATAATTGCTGACGATGTTATCTATAGAGGTCGAAATGAAAACCCACATTTAAATAACGATCCATACGTTTGTGTCAAAGACATAACAAGTACAGTTAAAAATTTAGCCGATCCTTTTGGTAAATATCAAGTAGCCAATATTGAAGCTAGAACTGGTTATTTAGTATCACATGGTAACACAAATACTGGTACCTCTGGTGGTTGGCAAATCATAATGGTTTATAAGAGTGATAAATTAAAAACAAAAAATATAACATTATTTGATGGTTATGCAAATGTTACTAGCGCTCAAAATAATTTTAATGTCAACTTTTCAGGCTTTCAAACCGTACCCAACGGTAAAGTAAAAGCAGATATAGTAATTGGAGCTTTAGAAGGAGATCGCTCTTTATCAGGAGACCGATTACAAATATTAAATGCTTCAAATAATTTTGTAGATGTTGATGCCCCATTAAGAAGTGAAAATAATTTTTTTAATAGTAGAATTACAGTAGGACCAAGCAATGGTGCGAATAATTTTACTGATAGAAATCCTGCAAGTTTAAACACCTTAGGATTTGATGCTGCTGTTTTTCCTTTATCTAATAATGGAAATACTATTCTAACTAATAACCAAACATCTGCAACTTTTAGATTAACTTCTAATCAAGAAACCTATGGTCTATTTGTTTTAGGTTTTTCTGTTGAAGTCTACCAACCAAATTTAGAAACAATTTTTACAGCAACACCTGCAGCTATAACTCCTAGTGACACTCCGGAAACGGTAACTTACTCTGCAACTATAACAAATATAGGAAATGACAATGCTGATAACGTAGTACTTTCTACTGTAATACCTTTAGGTTCTGAACTAGTGTTACCTATAACAGGTTTACCTTCTGGAATAACTTATAATTATAACAATAGCACAAGAGTACTAATTTTTAATGTTCCTAATGGAATATTACTATCCGGAGAAAGTCTAACATTATCTTATAATTCGACAATCAATGTGAGTTGTTATTATTTAACAAATCAATGTTCAGACGTATTAAATTCAATATTAACAGCTACATATACGGGAGAACTAAACATTAAAGATTTTTCAAACAATAGTTCTAATAGTTTTGATAGTTGTGGCATAGGGAATTCATTAGCAACTCCTGTTACTGTTAATGCTCCACCTGCTGCTACTTGGGTAACTTTACCTGAAGCGCTTGATAGAGATATCAGTTGTACTGATGCTACAGGTTTAATTAGTGCACAATCTTTAGCTCCTATAGCTTCCTGTAGTGGGTTGACTTTGGTTAAAACATCTGGAGATTTTGTAGCTTCAAATAATTGTCCATCAAACGGAACTTATACCAATACATGGAATTTTACTGATTCATGTGGAAGAACAATTGCAAACTACGTTCAAACAATTACTGTAACTGATACTACACCCCCAACCTTTACAGCTCCTGAAAACACTGAAATCTTCACAGATTCTTCTTGTAATTATGATGCTTCAACAACTATAACGGGAGAGGTAACTGATGAAGCCGATAATTGCTCAACAACTTTAAATGCTACATTTACAGATAACATTATAGACGGCACTTGCCCAGGTACTTTTGTTATTAATCGTACATGGTCATTAGTTGATGAGTGCGGAAACGCATCAGTAACACAAATGCAAACAATTACTGTATCGGACACAACTCCTCCTAGTTTTGTTGCCCCCTTACCAGCAAATGGCACCGTCGATTTTGATGCTATTCCTGATGCTGCAATATTAACCGCTACAGATAATTGTGGTAATGCCAATGTTACTTTTAATGAAAGTACTACTGGTGATATTTGTACTGGAGCAATTACTATAACAAGAACTTGGATTGCTACAGATGAGTGCAATCTGACAACAGAACATACTCAAATATTAACAGTTACACAAGCGCTTCTAACAGCTTCTATAACAACAGTAACAAATGTTGCTTGTAATAGTGACGCTACTGGAAGCATTGACATTGCTATAAGTGGAGGAACAGAACCTTACATGTATGTTTGGAATGATGTAAATAACTCAACTAATCAAGATTTATCAAATGTAATAGCTGGCGCATATAGTGTAACAATTACTGATGACAATGGATGTACTACCAATATAGGAGCTACCATTTCTGAACCATCTAGTCCTCTTAGTTTAAACATAACAAAAGTAGATGCTACAACTGCTCAAGGCTGTGCTAATGGTGAAGCTACAGCAATAGTCTCTGGTGGTACAACAGATTACACTTATCAATGGAGTAGTTCTGCAGGAAACGCGACTACTGCTTTGGTTACTGGTTTATCTGATGGCACGCACAGTGTAACTATTACCGATGGTAATAATTGTACCATAACACAAAGTATAGTTATTGAATGTGTTAACACTTGTGATGCGGAGATTGATATAACCAATATTACAGATGTACTTTGTACTGGTGATACAACTGGGGCTGGAACTGTAACTGCTAACTCGGATGCTAACCCTAGCGCTACATTTACATTCACATGGTCATCTGGTCAAGTTAATACTGGTGTAACGTCTAGTACTTTGGAAAACTTAACTGCTGGTGTATATTCCGTAAGTGTAACTATAGACGGAACTGTATGCCAAGCTGTTGAAGAAACAATATCAATTACTGAACCTAGTAATGCTCTTGATGTAACAGCTACAACTACTGATGAATTGGGACCTGCAACAAATGATGGTACAGCAACAGCTGTTGTTACTGGAGGTGTTGAACCTTACACCTATTCATGGTCCCCTGGAGGAGAAAGTACAAATGTAATTACTGGATTAAGTGCTGGCGATTATACTATAACAATAACAGATGCCAATGATTGTAAAGACTCAACTACAGTTACTGTCAACCCTGGTTCATGTAATAACCTGTCAGTAACAGGTACTTCTAGCCCTGCTATTTGTTTTGGAGAAAGTAATGGAAGTGTAGCTGCCACTGTAACTGGAGGATCAGGTAGTTTTACTTATGCATGGGATACTATTTCTAACACAACAACATCGGTAAGCAACTTATCAGCTGGAGATTATACTATTACTGTTACGGATGCTATAACATCATGTACAACAAGTACGACTATAACGATTAATGAACCTAACATTTTAAGTTCTGCTATAGCAGTATCTAATATATTATGTAAAGACGATGCTACAGGTTCTCTTGATTTAGCTGTTAATGGTGGTAATGGTGGTTATACTTTTCTATGGAATAATGGAGAAACTACTGAGGATTTAATAAACGTGGTCGCTGGAACATATTCTGTAACTATCACTGATTCTGAAGGCTGTCAAAGTACTAATTCAGCTACTATAATAGAACCTACCACTAACGTTTCTCTTACAATCACTACACAATCAGATATAATATGTGAAGGTTTAGGAACAATTATAGCCGAAGGTGCTGGAGGTATAAGTCCATATTCATACTCTATAGATGGTGGAACCAACTACCAAACAAGTGGAACTTTCTCTAATTTACCAGAAGCTAATTATACGATAACAGTAATAGATGCCAATGGATGTGGCACAACAATAAGTACAAATATTCTTATTAACTGTACAGATGCTATCACAGATATTAATAATACATTCCAAGACGAAGAAGTTTCTGGTAATGTATTAACTAATGATGAAGATTTTGAAGGCGATAACCAAACAGTAACTGCTAATACAAATCCTGCTAACGGAACTGTAACTATTGATGCTGCTGGAAACTATACTTATACACCTAACGCTGGATTTACTGGTGAGGATACTTTCACGTACACAATCTGTGACGATGGTAGCCCACAAGCATGTGATACAGCTACAGTTTATATTGAAGTATTACCTGTTAGTGGTCCTGGAAATGAAGCACCGATTGCTAATGCAGATACTGCTACAACTCCAGAAGGAACACCGATTAATATTCCTGTTATTTCTAACGATTTTGATCCTGATGGTGATACAATTACTGTAACTAATACTACAACGCCAGATAATGGAACAGTAACTGTTGATCCAACTGGTGTTATTACTTATACGCCTAATGATGGTTTTACGGGTGAGGATACTTTTACTTATACAATATGTGATGATGCTAATCCTGCACTTTGTGATACTGCAACGGTAACAGTAACTGTACAACCTACAGATACGCCTAATACAACTAATGCTAATGACGATGCATATACTACAACTCCTGGAGCTGATGTAACTCAAAACGTATTAGTAAATGATAATGATATTGAAGGTGATGATCAGACAGTAACAACTAACACAAACCCAACTAATGGTACTGTAACTATTGATTCTAACGGAAACTTTACTTATACGCCTAACTCTGGATTCAATGGTACTGATTCTTTCACATATACAATCTGTGATGATAATACTGACCAAGCTTGTGATACAGCAACTGTTTATATTACTATTGGTGGTATCGCTAATACTACAGATGCTATCGCGGATATTAATAATACATTCCAAGACGAAGAAGTTTCTGGTAATGTATTAACTAATGATGAAGATTTTGAAGGTGATAACCAAACAGTAACTGCTAATACAAATCCTGCTAACGGAACTGTAACTATTGATGCTGCTGGAAACTATACTTATACACCTAACGCTGGATTTACTGGTGAGGATACTTTCACGTACACAATCTGTGACGATGGTAGCCCACAAGCATGTGATACAGCTACAGTTTATATTGAAGTATTACCTGTTAGTGGTCCTGGAAATGAAGCACCGATTGCTAATGCAGATACTGCTACAACTCCAGAAGGAACACCGATTAATATTCCTGTTATTTCTAACGATTTTGATCCTGATGGTGATACAATTACTGTAACTAATACTACAACGCCAGATAATGGAACAGTAACTGTTGATCCAACTGGTGTTATTACTTATACGCCTAATGATGGTTTTACGGGTGAGGATACTTTTACTTATACAATATGTGATGATGCTAATCCTGCACTTTGTGATACTGCAACGGTAACAGTAACTGTACAACCTACAGATACGCCTAATACAACTAATGCTAATGACGATGCATACTTTACAACACCAACATCTCCATTAACAGCGAATGTATTAGTAAATGATAATGATATTGAAGGCAATAATCAAACGGTAACAGACAATACAAACCCAACAAATGGTACAGTAACAATATCTCCTAATGGTGACTTTACTTACACCCCTAACCCAGGGTTCTCTGGTACTGACTCATTCACATACACAATCTGTGATGATAATACTGACCAAGCTTGTGATACAGCTACTGTCTATATTACCATAAACGGTATTGCCGGATTAAATGTTGTAAAAGCAGCTTTTAATGCTAACGGAAACCTTTGTATTGTAGCTGGTGACTTAGTAACATATACATTTACCGTTACAAATCCTGGTGATTTACTTATTAATTCTATAACAATTACTGATACGTTATTAGGTGGTGATATTACTGCTGATGTAACTTTGACTGGAGATACAAACAATGATGGTCTACTTGATCCTTCAGAAACTTGGGTTTATACAGCTCCAAATTACACTGTGACCCAAGAAAACGTTGATACAGGTATAATTACAAACAGTGTTACTGTAACTGGATTAGAACCTGATGGAACAACAAGCATACAAGCAACTGATACCTATGTGATCGATGAAAACAATACTGACTTAACTTTCTGTACGCCTACTAACGGTTTAAACATTGTTAAGTCTGCTGCAATTGCAAACGGTGAGGCTTGTTTAGTCCTTGGTAGCGAAGTAACCTATACCTTCACTGTAACTAATACTGGTACAGTATCTATTAATACAGTAACTATTACAGATGCTTTATTAGGTGGTGCTATTACTGCTGATCTAGTACTTGCTGGTGATACTAACACTAACGGTGTGATTGAGCCAACAGAAACTTGGATCTATACTGCTAATAACTACACAGTAACGCAAGCTGATGTTGATGCTGGAAGTATTACTAACACAGTAACTGTGGATGGTATTGAAATTCTTGGTAATACAGATGTAACTGCTACGGATACGTATGTGATTGATCAGAATAATACAGAAGTAACATTTTGTACGCCTACTAACGGTTTAAACATTGTTAAGTCGGCTGCAATTGCAAACGGTGAGGCTTGTTTAGTCCTTGGTAGCGAAGTAACTTATACCTTCACTGTAACTAATACTGGTACAGTATCTATTAATACGGTAACTATTACAGATGCATTATTAGGTGGTGCTATTACTGCTGATCTAATACTTGCTGGTGATACTAACACTAACGGTATGATTGAGCCAACAGAAACTTGGATCTATACTGCTAATAACTACACAGTAACGCAAGCTGATGTTGATGCCGGAATTATTACTAATACAGTAACTGTGGATGGTATTGAAATTCTTGGTAATACAGATGTAACTGCTACGGATACGTATGTGATTGATGAGAATAATACAGAAGTAACATTCTGTACGCCTACTAATGGTTTAAACATTGTTAAGTCGGCTGCAATTGCAAACGGAGAGGCTTGTTTAGTCCTTGGTAGCGAAGTAACTTATACCTTCACTGTAACTAATACTGGTACAGTATCTATTAATACGGTAACTATTACAGATGCTTTATTAGGTGGTGCTATTACTGCTGATCTAGTACTTGCTGGTGATACTAACACTAACGGTGTGATTGAGCCAACAGAAACTTGGATCTATACTGCTAATAACTACACAGTAACGCAAGCTGATGTTGATGCTGGAAGTATTACTAACACAGTAACTGTGGATGGTATTGAAATTCTTGGTAATACAGATGTAACTGCTACGGATACTTATGTGATTGATCAGAATAATACAGAAGTAACATTCTGTACGCCTACTAATGGTTTAAACATTGTTAAGTCTGCTGCAATTGCAAACGGTGAGGCTTGTTTAGTCCTTGGTAGCGAAGTAACATATACATTCACTGTAACTAATACTGGTACAGTATCGGTTAACTCAATAACTATTACAGATGCTTTATTAGGTGGTGCTATTACTGCTGATCTAGTACTTGCTGGTGATACTAACACTAACGGTGTGATTGAACCAACAGAAACTTGGATCTATACTGCTAATAACTACACAGTAACGCAAGCAGATGTTGATGCTGGAATGATTACTAACACAGTAACTGTGGATGGTATTGAAATTCTTGGTAATACAGATGTAACTGCTACGGATACGTATGTGATTGATCAGAATAATACAGAAGTAACTTTCTGTACGCCTACTAATGGTTTAAACATTGTTAAGTCTGCTGCAATTGCAAACGGTGAGGCTTGTTTAGTCCTTGGTAGCGAAGTAACATATACTTTCACTGTAACTAATACGGGTACAGTATCTATTAATACTGTAACTATTACAGATGCCTTATTAGGTGGTGCTATTACTGCTGATCTAGTACTTGCTGGTGATACTAACACTAACGGTGTGATTGAGCCAACAGAAACTTGGATCTATACTGCTAATAACTACACAGTAACGCAAGCTGATGTTGATGCTGGAATGATTACTAACACTGTAACTGTGGATGGTATTGAAATTCTTGGTAATACAGATGTAACTGCTACGGATACATACGTGATTGATCAGAATAATACAGAAGTAACATTCTGTACACCTACTAATGGTTTAAACATTGTTAAGTCGGCTGCAATTGCAAACGGAGAGGCTTGTTTAGTCCTTGGTAGCGAAGTAACCTATACTTTCACTGTAACTAATACGGGTACAGTATCTATTAATACGGTAACTATTACAGATGCTTTATTAGGTGGTGCTATTACTGCTGATCTAGTACTTGCTGGTGATACTAACACTAACGGTGTGATTGAGCCAACAGAAACTTGGATCTATACTGCTAATAACTACACAGTAACGCAAGCTGATGTTGATGCTGGAATGATTACTAACACAGTAACTGTGGATGGTATTGAAATTCTTGGTAATACAGATGTAACTGCTACGGATACTTATGTGATTGATCAGAATAATACAGAAGTAACATTCTGTACGCCTACTAATGGTTTAAACATTGTTAAGTCTGCTGCAATTGCAAACGGTGAGGCTTGTTTAGTCCTTGGTAGCGAAGTAACCTATACTTTCACTGTAACTAATACTGGTACAGTATCTATTAATACGGTAACTATTACAGATGCCTTATTAGGTGGTGCTATTACTGCTGATCTAGTACTTGCTGGTGATACTAACTCTAACGGTGTTATTGAGCCAACGGAAACTTGGATCTATACTGCTAATAACTACACAGTAACGCAAGCTGATGTTGATGCTGGAAGTATTACTAACACAGTAACTGTGGATGGTATTGAAATTCTTGGTAATACAGATGTAACTGCTACGGATACTTATGTGATTGATCAGAATAATACTGACTTAACATTCTGTACGCCTACTAATGGTTTAAACATTGTTAAGTCGGCTGCAATTGCAAACGGTGAGGCGTGTTTAGTCCTTGGTAGCGAAGTGACATATACCTTCACTGTAACTAATACTGGTACAGTATCTATTAATACGGTAACTATTACAGATGCATTATTAGGTGGTGCTATTACTGCTGATCTAGTACTTGCTGGTGATACTAACACTAACGGTGTGATTGAGCCAACAGAAACTTGGATCTATACTGCTAATAACTACACAGTAACGCAAGCTGATGTTGATGCTGGAAGTATTACTAACACAGTAACTGTGGATGGTATTGAAATTCTTGGTAATACAGATGTAACTGCTACGGATACGTATGTGATTGATCAGAATAATACAGAAGTAACATTTTGTACGCCTACTAACGGTTTAAACATTGTTAAGTCGGCTGCAATTGCAAACGGTGAGGCTTGTTTAGTCCTTGGTAGCGAAGTAACTTATACCTTCACTGTAACTAATACTGGTACAGTATCTATTAATACGGTAACTATTACAGATGCTTTATTAGGTGGTGCTATTACTGCTGATCTAGTACTTGCTGGTGATACTAACACTAACGGTGTGATTGAGCCAACAGAAACTTGGATCTATACTGCTAATAACTACACAGTAACGCAAGCTGATGTTGATGCTGGAATGATTACTAACACAGTAACTGTGGATGGTATTGAAATTCTTGGTAATACAGATGTAACTGCTACGGATACCTATGTGATTGATCAGAATAATACAGAAGTAACATTCTGTACACCTACAGCTATAATAGATATAATTAAAACAGGTGTTTTCAACAATGATAATAGTAATGACTGTACTGAAGTAGATGAAACAATTACATATACATTCACTGTTACAAACCCAGGTACGCTATCATTAGAAAATATTATAATAACAGATCCATTACTAGATAATGCAGCGACGCCTGTTTCAGTAACATATGTTTCTGGTGACGCAAACAATAATAATATTCTTGAGTCTACTGAAACTTGGATATATACTGCATCGTATTTAGTTACACAATTAAATATTGATGCTACAGAAGTTGTCAATACTGCTACTGTAACAGCTACAGCAATTCTAAATGGAGAAATAGCAACAGCTACAGGTCAAACAACTACAGACTTAATCGAAGATACTACTCCGCCTAACGTTTCAACTTGTTCGGTTTTAGATGAAACAATTGAATGTGATGGTGAGAATAATAATTTACTTGCTGAAATATGGAACGAGGCTAATATTACAGCTCTTGAAAATTGTGCCACAGATGCTTGTGACAATACGTTTACAGTAACGTCAAATTATAACTTTACTAATTTAGTATCTACTTGTGGTGCTAGCGGAACCATTGAAGTAATATAT